The genomic segment TAAAACAGTTACAGAAATAGACGCTTCAcagccagaggaattcacaagGATAAAAGCTGAAGATTAAggtttttacatatttccattatatgtcttgccttttgattctttaaatgTCTAAtagaattcaaataaaaaaaggaattctATCTTATAAGCATTAATAGAGGGAGCAGTATTAGACCATTTACTTTTGTGGATGAAGTATTTCGCCAAAATAATGAGcagctaaataataaaaacaaatactttaTCCCAATCAGGTCtaacaaaatagaaaataatatcaAACTCTGTTTCAGTACTCCTGCTGGAAGACGCTCTTGAAAGTGCAGTATGTGCTTCCTTTCAGAGCTACGCAGTACGCATGCGCCTTGCTGAAGTATTTGATACGAAATAAGGCCGCAAGGGCAGAATTAGCAAGAAAGCTGGACAACCTGGAAAAGAATATGAGCGCAGGGAGGAAATGTAAGTACCTGCTCCTGTGACAAACACACCCAGCAGTCAAGTGCTTCTGAATAAAGCAGCTATAATTACAAAGGGGGGTTGCAGGTTCTGACTGATTTACTTTGCATGTGGATCATATATTTCCATTGTGTTGGGGTGCTGTGTGCTCTTCCATTGTGTGCTTCTCAAAGGAGTTGCACATACAGCACCGGGGATTGGAGTCTTCCTGTCGCCCCACATACCAGGCAGTGTTCAAAGACTACCGCGATAAAGGATACCCCTAATCTtggaggggtggaggggggtTTGTCTTTAATCTGTCTTTGAGCAGTGTCTTCCTTCTGGCTTCTTGAACCTTCACATCTCTGCATAATCAAGGAACCTCCACCAGTAGCAGGTGGCTGGTGTTTTAGAGCTGTGACTCGCTGTCCACACTGGAGGACcgatttctaactgcttctcccAGTCCAGCATGGCGGGGGAGCCCCagtctgtcccagcaagcagcagggCAGGGTATTGTATACCCTTGACGAGCTGCCCTTCgatcacagacacagacatggacCCACTCACACTGGGTTCAGTTCTTCCAGAGGCCAGTTAAATTACCAGCGtgtttgtggggggggggagggaattGCAAACACtggcagaacatgcaaactccatgcagatagtgccccaagtccagaattgaacccaacaccccagagctgcaaggcagcaatgctgaccactgcaacGCTGCATAGCTTGGACGCACGACTGTCTTGTGTCATAACTGAAAAAGTGAACGTTCCATTTTAATCGGGGTTCGCCTTCTTTTCCTGAGCAAGACAACGGGAAAGGAGCCGTTTCTCACAGAACCCTCAGAGTTGTGCCTGTGCCTGCTTCCTCCTGCAGTGTTCAGGCTGGGGAACACCGTGAGCTCTGTGCATGCAGCCAGGCGGACTCTGCAGCTCTCCGATCCCGTCCTGCGCGCCTGCCTGGCCGCGGCCCACCTGAGCCGCGCGCTGTACTTCATCTGCGATAACCTGCTGTGGGCCAGGAGCCTCGGGTTCCTCCAGCACCTCGACAAGGAGCGCTGGGGCCTGCTCGCCTCGCGCTTCTACCTCGTCTCCCTGCTCCTGAACCTGGCGCGGGACCTGTACCAGATCTCCCGCATCATGGGACGCAGAGCCCGGGATAAGCAGGTCCAGGAGAAAATCAGCCGGCACCTCGGCAGCAACGGGGACGTGGCGTGCATGGTGGTCCCGAAGCTCGACGCCTTTCTGCTGCTCCTCTGCGAGAGCCTCCGGAGCCACCCCCCCCTGCTCCTGGACACGGTGAAGAACGTCTGCGACCTCTTCATCCCAATGGACAGCCTCCGCATATACAAGACCAACCCGGGGGTGGTGGGGTTTTGTGGGCTGGCCTCCTCGGTTTTGGGAATACTCTCAGTCCTGCAGCCAAGCTTGAAAGTGAAACCGTAGCTGTGCGCCGGCGGAGGGGACAAGGTGGCTGGTGGTGCGAGAGAGATTGCTGAGCGCTTTGGTGCTGCGGCTTGAGCTGCAGAGGTTTATGGGTAGTGATCACTAACAATCCTAATGCTGTTTGCTGACTTTCTGTAGTCGGGGGGTGCTGATCTTGCTCCATAGGGGGTATTACTCCTTCACTGGCAGGGAGCAAATTAGCACCTGTTCGCAAGAGGAAACCGTGCTGCCAGTGCAAGTGTGGGGTTTTCCCTTATATAAAGGGGGTTAATCATAAAAAGAGAGGATTAAGAATTCAATCTGGAAAAGAATACTAATGTCAACCTAATTTCagtttcttattatttataatttttgAAAGGGATGCACGTCTGGGAGATTGTAATGAGAGGACCACAGAGCGACAGAACACTTCACTTAGTATGAGGAGAAGAACTATCTACTCTGTGCTGTTGAAAATTCTGCTGTCTGCTTAATTGAAACAACATCACATTCATAAGTGAAAGAAAGAATTCAAAGattaagtttaatgacaatatttTCTTGAAAATATGATTATTCCATAAAGCAAATATCTTTCAATCCACTACCTGGTATGATGTTGGCTAAATCAAGGAAGCACTGTATTTTTTCTACCTACTTACAGAGACTTGTCTGTGTTAATGAGGTAGATATTGAATGCACACACCTGCTTCTACTGCCAGCTGTTAGTACTATTCCTACCTCACACCCATTTGGTACCAGAACTTGTTCTCTAGTTAAATTATTTCTTTCTAGTCATTCCTACAAATTATGTTAACCAATAGAAAAACTGTTCTTGATTAATAATATTGTAGCGCTttcgggttcacgtgggtatgcatCCTCGCCGCTGACGCCTCAagtcggccccccaccgctgGGGGCTCGAACCTGGGCCTCTGgagtcactcaacagggacccagccggcttagctaaagggagatctcccctcagctcagcggctgaggtccctgctattcacagggaagggcggtgacatcactgcGCTGGCAACCGGCttgcacaacctgtaatgttggccgtatgcgttacagtatatagagtatGTTCAACTAAATTATATTGAGATCTAGCAAGCAGATACCATTGATTTGTATATGGTTGTGTTTAACAAAATTAACAATGAGAATGAAAAAGATTTACCTTCAAAATAACATATAAAGCCTTCCTTTTTATTGTAACAATTGAGATTTTGTAGTTCTGAGAACTTTTTGTAAGTTCTCTGCAAACAGTCTTGAAGCTCccgtttttgaaaaatgtagagTCGAGGCATCCCTTAAAACAAGGAAGTGTTAGAATCAACCCTTAGCCTTTATAAAAATTACAAAGTATAATTATGTGTATTGGGAAGTGCTGTATGTCATACGATGACAAAAGTAAACTGCACACGCACATGTAATAAATACATAGGGCtacaaatgtattaaatgttCATGATGGCACTTGTTTCTATGCTGTTTTTTATCTTTCTATATTAATAGAAATGGTACACTTTAATTCTACTGTACAACAGACCCTTTTGAaataaacaattactttttttaatttcaccaggttgaaaatatttaaatgtttctttaatcAGAATAGAGAAAGATATTTGCcaaatgaaaatggatggatcaacaattctgttttgttcgATTTCTGTTTAAACAGCTGTGACCCTTAACAGAGATGAACTTTGGTTTAAAGACAGCAGATCCTCATTTTAAAAGCTACTATATACTCTGTGATATTGTATCATCTTTATATAGCATATCTTTTTGGAGTTTTAGAATTGCAGCTATTCTaactaaaataagaaataagctGCTTTATGGATACATTTACATCTTTTGAAACCGATGCTGTGGAGGATGCAAATGAAGGAGGAGAGCAGTTTCAAAGTCAGTTCCACTTGATTCAAGTCCAGACACAGAAAGAAGAAGCTGTTTGTTGTAGATACTGTACCCAGCTTCGTTGTTAGGGGACTGGTCAATCCCGAGTTGCAGACAGAATGTCCTCTGTGACACCGAGCTTGTACGAATGTTTGACTCGGATTCAGGATTTCAAAATGATCCTTCAGGATTGCACAAAAAATCACCTTTCACCCAGATTGTTAGGATTTGCTCACAGACTACATGAGTAGAGAGAAATCTGGGGCTTATTGAAGAACAAAGACTAACACTGTAATTTGACATAGTTGTAACTGCACTGGTCATGAACCTATTGTTTTTCTGCCAACATACATTAATTGGCCAAAATACTATGAATCCGTATTAAAATGGAGAGACTATAACAGGCAATCCACAGCTGGCTTGAGGAGCATGAAAAATATTTCCAGAATCTTGCCTAGCCTGAAGAATCCCTCCATCTCAATTAAATTGaaaatagttcaagtaggtggctgcatcagcatgcgtaagctgcaaaggaacaggtaacaggtttattccatgctgaaaagaagggtgagccacacctgaagaaggctctgaagccgaaacgttgtttccttttcttttcttttcagcatggaataaacccgttacaAAGTGAAAAATGGTGGAGCAATGCAGTTCGAACCCAAACATAGGAATTTCCCACACTGGATGGTGGTCTCTTTTTGTTGAGAAATCACTCTTGGTAAGAGCTATTTTAGCCCGAAGGTGAGAAGTCTCCCTTTGTTTCCGGGGACACCTGAACAGTCTCCGGAGATCTCTGGAGGTCCACAAACTCCTGCTGTAGGCCATTGCCTTCGTGAAGAGGATCCAGATAGACAAATTGATAGGTTTGGATAACAGTGGCTCAAAACATTATTGGGTGGGAATTACTAAGATTTTGACCAGTGGGTTAAGTTCTTGTTAGACTAACAAAACCTGCTTCAAATACATTAAGTCTTTATCATTCTGTTATgctaaatttaattaatttgttattaCTATTGTAATCCTTTTCTCTTAATTTATTACCCAACAATAACCCAACATACACTTTGCTTGAACAGCTAGGTCTTATAGCCAATTTTCCCCTGACTTCGAGCACTCACTATTTACTATACACTATTGACTAAACTGAGCCGTAGTAGAGCCAACgcgaaaaacaacattttttgtcCCTAATTCATACCTTGTGTGTAGCAAAAAGTCTTACTTGGGCCTAAACTACATCATAAAACACTTGTAAAAACCTTACCGAAAACTTTAGTCGTAGCCCAAATGTTAGATTGTAGAGCCACTCCGAACACTAGGCTCTTCTAAACGCGTGATCAGGAATGTGCAATTATGTTTTAATTAGAAAGCACAGTGCACTATCAGTGCTTCACGAACTGAGTATACCATGTCAAATTTGAATAGTATTTTCGCGGTTTTCCTATGGTTTCTATTATACCATTAATTAACTGTATTTACGTTTTCCCCGGTGTCCCACTTGTCGTAGTGAGCATTAACCATAACTCTGGGTTTTAGGTGTTTAATCCTGGTATCACTGCGATTTGCAGTCGTATGTATATGTAATAAAAACTTTAATCACTATTTAGAAATGACATTCCGAGTTGTACAGTTTTGGCATCATAGCCACTGAATCGCAGAGACACTGTCCCAAATCCTAAGTAAGCTAAGGGTTTTAGGAAAATGTTCTAgagaagagggaaaaaaaacgtgATATCCTTAATGCATGAGTTATTTGAGCATCACACATTAAGTCATTACATCTCTACGAGCCTTTAAAAACCCCTGCTTTCCAGCGCGGAGGAAGTGCTGGACAGGTCTGGACCGATGTGGGCGGGGAATGACAGCTGGTATCTATTTGCCCGAGGCCCCTCCGCTCAGTCCTTTCCCCAGAGGAGCCGAGTGGCGGACACAGTGAGCGCTGCGCCTTCAGGCTAGAGTGAGTATTACTATAGCACCGGCCGGGAAGCATCAGGACTGCACCGCTGTTGTGACAGATAACGTTTTCGGGATTCCGAGGGCTCAGAAGACAAGAGGGCACAAATGAAGCTGATGCCAAGCCCTTCCATGTGCCACCAAGTTCGCCACTTAAAAATGCGTAGTTATGGTGCTTGATTTCGCAAGTGTTTACTGCGGGTTTGGTTTATAAGTTTTACGTAGTTGCAACACCAGTGAAACTGGTCGAAATTCGGAGCCACGCAAAACGGCGTTTTTACAGCACTCAGCAGGAGGGGtacaatgaagaaaaatatcttAATTGTAGCATATTTATACGTTTTTTTCGACTACGGACTGAAACAAAATCTGTTAATGCAAGCCGTGTGTATCATACGGGTATCCTAGCTTCATGAGCGGTGCAGTGTTAGTATGagattatttgtatttttctgatGCTTTTTGTAATTCTTTTCATTCATGATATTAGATGTGGCACGGCTCTGTTTTCCAAATTAAAGTCTTCTTTCAGTTGTTTGCTTTTCTTGACCCGCTTGCCTGGAATATGACTGATACGAAGTTGTTGGTTGCGTGTGTTAGTTTGTGGGCTATTCTATTTGAAACGGTTAATCTGGGAAACTTCACTCTGGGAACTCATTTTCGGAGACGATCTGGCAGATACCTTGATTGTTATCCGCCACCTCCTGACAGTTTATCTCTTGACTGTTCACTGGAGAATCccagtttctgtttctattgACAGGCTGAACTTCCACAATGGCTACAGAGAAGACAGTGCCTGCTCCACCTGAGAGCACAGAGGTACAGAAAAGCATTctgaaaaaatcgtttttttgttttcacagaaTACACCAAAAATACTAAAACAATGACTGCCTTTGGAATGATGACTGAATGCAAATACTTTACAAATACAGCAAGTACAAATACTGCCAGATCTTCCTAACTTCTCCTTCACAAAAGTAATGGTCCGTTTGTGAAAAGTTAGGGTTGCTTGTTAGCTTCCTATGAAGTCCTTTAAGGAGCACTGCTGCCTGTTAAAAAGCAcacatgaaattaaaatgtttaaaggaGAAATTGATTTTCGTGTGCCAAGGAGGTAACTTCTAAATTCATCTGCTTGGATGATGAAAACAATACGAAAGGAAAAGGGGAAAAGGGAAACTGTTCAGGGCAGTGACTGCTGGCTCTGACCCCCCTCGCAGGAGAGCGTGCTGGCCCGGCTCCTGGCCCTGCCGGTGGTCGACGGCACGTTCGCTGTCATCGAGAGGGCCTACAGCAGCACCAAGCACGTGCACCCTGTCGTCTGCTCCGTCTGCGAAGTGTACGAGACGGGCGCCAAGGTGGCCACCAGCCTGGCCGTGCTGAGCATCCAGCCTGCCATCCACAGACTGGAGCCGCAGAGTGAGTACGCCTTCGCCCCGTGGATCTCCAGTTTCCACTGTGCGCCCGCTACGCTAGACTACGATAAgtgcaatggaacaagtaaaggtttattccatgctgaaaagagaggaaaagaaacCCAACGTTTcaggtgtggagccttcttcgggtgtagaAGAAGcacccctgaagaaggctccacagctgaacctttgtttctttccttctcttttcagcatggaataaacctttacttgttccattgcggCCTACGGCTGCTGAGGCAGCTGCCCACTTGAGCTACGGTAAATGCAGTTTATAATGAACGTTCAGGATGGAGGACACAGCCGAGTTCGATCagcctcagctgtcagtaattcgcCATCAGTTCTGATGTAACTTCTTcacttaaacattaaaaatgatgtaatccccttctctccctcgcaTAAGTCTATCGCATCCCTCCTTCAGCTCGTcgccacctctgcagctgcccttGGTCTCTCCTCTCGCTTCCAGCCTCCTCGTCaggccaggaggtcagccctcagccaagggGTTAAGACAAATTTTATTGTGACCGGTGCAATCCATAAACCTTTCAGTATACTGAATTCCTGGCTgctgttattcctagtgaattaGTTGCAGGGCAGTAGTCTGTATTTATAAGGgcagtgcctttcttccttGTTTTTGTTGCCATATGAAACAATTGTAGAGGTGTGAAGTGTGTATTCAAGGCTACAAGCACACAGTCAGACAGCCACTGCGCAGGTTATTGGTCTGTGCTGGGATTCCAGAGAGttaattcaagctttattaatGACACCAGGGGAGATTTGTCCAACACAACATGACCATCACCACCAAAAAAAGAGGTcaggacaaaacaaaatgtcaggAACATGTCCTGTGAAAGCTGTGAttaaaattcatatttttatacattattttaaagtgtaATTGCAGAGGGGAGCAACAGTTacgcagatactgtacatttctgtgcACAGAGGCGTCTTCCAGATGgaagtgagatcagcactgtctggatctctgtgtctgtgtggagctgttATGCTCTCTTGGTGTTTTCAGGGAGTGTGGGTGGGTACTTCAGGTCCCTTCCACCTGGTTAGTTTTAGATTATCAGCTGTTATCCGGTGGAGGGCCTGATCCAGACGCCTGCTAGCCTTCAATAGACCCCTGAGCTCGTAGAGTGCATTTAGACCAATCTGATTTACCCCAGTGATTCTGCTGTTTATGTTCGCTATTTTCCCCGAACCCATTACGGTTTGCAGTACTGATACTAACAAACCAAGAGGAAAAACAGCACATATTGTATAAGATGCATTCTGTAAAAGATTTAGAGCAAAGCTCTGAAATACTCCCACTTTAAGTAGCTAAGCTTACTCAGAAAAAATCTCTGCCTTAGGTGAGGTGCCAAACTATGTTTAGTGTAATAATTGAAATATCAAAGATATACATAtgtacaccccacacacacaagaGAATAAGGAGGTTCTTGGTAATGTGGCTATCCTCTGATATCTCTGTCATTCAGACATTTCCAGGTTGTCCTTTGAGACCTGACACTGCTGTTAATTGTATTATACCAAGTTGTGCTGTTCTTCTCAGTAATGTCAAcacctttttttctccatttctattttatttctcaATTTTTCCATCTTTCCGTGCAAGTTTTGTGGCATACAGTGAGCCAGTACCAGCTGAAAATGTTAACAGCCCTGCTTTCAGAGCTCCAGTTCTGTTGATTTTAGAAAGCTGAAAGGTAAAGCTAAGTAATTTtagaaagctgaaaaacacgctgtgaaagaaatgaatttaaaaaataaacttagaaTGAGTTTCTCAACATGATATTTACACTTTTTTAAGTTTGAAAGTAGCAttagtgttttttgttttcagtaaaaattttgttttggaagtTTCCATGTCAGCAACGGCCCACACAGTAGTCTGTTGACTTGTGCTGCCGTCTCTTGGATCATGCTATTTCTGAGTTCTCTCTTTGTTTGTGTGGATTATTAACAGGTCCTCAAATTTCCTTCCACTTGATTAGTTGTGATTGGCTGTTATTACTGGTCCCTCACCCTCTGGTCCTGTGATCAGAGGACCAGAGGAGACGGGGGGAGACTGTCCACCTGTCTGGAGAATGCCTCTTGTCTACTCAGTTCTGCCTAGTGCCCTTGTGTTAGTGGGATAAGCTCTG from the Lepisosteus oculatus isolate fLepOcu1 chromosome 5, fLepOcu1.hap2, whole genome shotgun sequence genome contains:
- the pex11a gene encoding peroxisomal membrane protein 11A, which codes for MEHFINFTNQSQGRDRIFRATQYACALLKYLIRNKAARAELARKLDNLEKNMSAGRKLFRLGNTVSSVHAARRTLQLSDPVLRACLAAAHLSRALYFICDNLLWARSLGFLQHLDKERWGLLASRFYLVSLLLNLARDLYQISRIMGRRARDKQVQEKISRHLGSNGDVACMVVPKLDAFLLLLCESLRSHPPLLLDTVKNVCDLFIPMDSLRIYKTNPGVVGFCGLASSVLGILSVLQPSLKVKP